The following are from one region of the Populus trichocarpa isolate Nisqually-1 chromosome 8, P.trichocarpa_v4.1, whole genome shotgun sequence genome:
- the LOC112328395 gene encoding uncharacterized protein LOC112328395: protein MPLQRPNFMRLLNCFSATSTLLILLPFLLPCIFFGFVFIIFLFVLILPFLCSFISSCLIFKVVFLEMKHIPFFGTKFGTTRSRTVGGDSKYYKIADHEKVDDLGLKDKEGSFMVDPSLELPSFDESEEEKHKKQEDHPEVDGRENLCKYEEDSWQILVPKSCTKKEEHKTFFELLSFWRKKEKERYRRYLN, encoded by the exons ATGCCCCTCCAACGCCCCAATTTTATGAGACTATTGAACTGCTTCTCTGCTACTAGCACTCTGTTAATCTTACTaccctttcttcttccttgtaTTTTCTTTGGCTTCGTTttcattatatttcttttcgttttaattttaccattcttGTGTAGCTTTATATCCTCTTGCCTCATCTTTAAGGTTGTATTTCTAGAAATGAAGCATATCCCATTTTTTGGGACGAAATTTGGAACCACTAGGTCCAGGACTGTTGGAGGAGACTCAAAGTATTATAAGATTGCTGATCATGAAAAGGTCGATGATCTGGGCCTCAAAGATAAGGAAGGTAGCTTTATGGTAGACCCTAGTTTGGAGCTTCCATCTTTCGATGAATCTGAAGAggagaaacacaaaaaacaagaagatcatCCTGAGGTGGATGGAAGAGAGAACCTGTGCAAGTATGAGGAGGACTCTTGGCAAATTCTGGTACCAAAATCTTGTACCAAAAAGGAAGAACACAAGACG TTTTTTGAACTCCTGTCCTTttggagaaagaaagagaaggagagataTAGAagatatttgaattaa